From a single Miscanthus floridulus cultivar M001 chromosome 8, ASM1932011v1, whole genome shotgun sequence genomic region:
- the LOC136471952 gene encoding protein CYSTEINE-RICH TRANSMEMBRANE MODULE 9-like, with translation MSYQAGYPPPGQQQAYGAPLPPAYVAPPPAYPPTQDGGAHYGQQPQLQQTTTSRGGDGFWKGCCAAICCCCVLDMCF, from the exons atgAGCTACCAAGCAGGCTACCCGCCGCCGGGCCAGCAGCAGGCCTACGGCGCGCCCCTGCCGCCGGCATATGTCGCGCCACCACCAGCATACCCGCCGACCCAGGACGGCGGCGCGCACTACGGCCAGCAGCCGCAGCTGCAGCAGACCACCACCAGCCGCGGCGGCGACGGTTTCTGGAAAGGATG CTGCGccgccatctgctgctgctgcgtccTCGACATGTGCTTCTGA